The Erigeron canadensis isolate Cc75 chromosome 4, C_canadensis_v1, whole genome shotgun sequence genome window below encodes:
- the LOC122598042 gene encoding uncharacterized protein LOC122598042 — MGENSNKTKQKKKKRRYSDDSLSSSSSSSSFEISSSENDDVPSSKRHKSSSSSRRKHRRSRSSERRSSRREKEKSRKKKKKHRDRDRSSRRRSKSRVSESDRESEEDDEVMTQRDDPVDVVKYILDQFPAVSNDLEQLLRMIDDGQAVDISGLSEKSLVKYLQKLFLSLNLNEKSHLVFLLPSGGRPTLEVVGAVIRPKVESQDHPIDNHEPHNGLCSEQPHDEQRPDDGSSNLPCVQEDMPALRKRVIGPAMPSAELLAAAAKLTEAEAELREAEAGDDDELFIGPPPPAVVQEAASANDAERFEEVTRIMVAEVDNPYDVVGVNRNMAADSIKKRYWKLSLMVHPDKCPHPEAHQAFIKLNKAFKDLQDPVKRKAMDDKIDEKEEKERYKLELKAMREAAQWRRLQGISMEGDDALLAEMDVKEERRRDEWMTTLPPERKPGVATQQSVKSFSRTSKQGRGDTSAWTDTPLDRAQKAKMNYLEAYNEAAALAADNQDKKTSNADAELVDKYNKAKRSKSLVEKHQESTRVRSKKKSKAGQEKQKQEWEGQHPWKPWDREKDLTAGRQNVKLDAENMAQGLTSRFSSGSFQRNFL; from the exons atgggagaAAATTCGAATAAAACAAAgcagaagaaaaagaaaagaagatactCAGACGATTCActctcatcttcatcatcatcttcatctttcgAAATTTCATCTTCCGAAAACGACGACGTTCCATCTTCAAAACGCCACaaaagcagcagcagcagcagacGGAAACACCGACGAAGTCGGAGCAGCGAACGACGGAGCtcaaggagagagaaagagaagagtagaaagaaaaagaagaaacatagagatagagatagaagtaGTCGCCGGAGATCGAAAAGTAGGGTTTCTGAATCAGATAGGGAATCGGAAGAAGATGACGAGGTGATGACTCAGCGTGATGATCCAGTTGATGTTGTTAAATATATTCTGGATCAATTTCCTGCTGTATCTAATGATTTAGAACAG CTTCTTCGCATGATTGATGATGGACAAGCAGTTGATATATCTGGTCTATCTGAGAAGTCTTTAGTGAAATATCTGCAAAAGCTATTCTTATCCTTGAACCTTAATGAAAAAAGCCATTTAGTCTTTCTGTTGCCTTCTGGTGGCCGTCCAACTCTGGAAGTTGTTGGAGCTGTTATACGACCTAAAGTGGAATCTCAAGATCATCCTATTGATAATCATGAACCACATAATGGCTTATGTTCTGAACAACCACATGACGAACAAAGACCTGATGATGGTAGTTCTAATCTTCCATGTGTGCAAGAAGACATGCCAGCTCTGAGGAAAAG AGTTATTGGACCTGCAATGCCATCTGCCGAATTGCTTGCTGCAGCAGCCAAATTAACCGAAGCAGAGGCGGAGTTAAG GGAAGCTGAAGCAGGTGATGACGATGAACTATTTATTGGACCTCCACCCCCTGCTGTGGTCCAGGAGGCTGCATCTGCCAATGATGCAGAGCGTTTTGAGGAG GTTACAAGAATTATGGTAGCAGAGGTTGATAACCCATATGATGTAGTTGGAGTAAATAGGAATATGGCAGCTGACAGCATTAAGAAGAg ATATTGGAAGCTGTCTCTTATGGTTCACCCTGACAAGTGCCCTCATCCAGAAGCCCACCAGGCATTCATCAAGTTGAATAAAGCTTTTAAGGATTTGCAAGATCCAGTCAAG CGAAAAGCAATGGATGACAAAATTGACGAGAAGGAGGAAAAGGAACGATACAAG TTGGAGCTGAAAGCTATGCGTGAAGCTGCACAATGGCGTCGTTTGCAAG GTATTTCTATGGAGGGTGATGACGCACTCTTAGCTGAGATGGATGTTAAAGAAGAACGAAGAAGAGATGAATGGATGACAACACTTCCTCCCGAGAGAAAA CCTGGTGTGGCAACGCAGCAATCAGTGAAGAGCTTTAGTAGGACTTCCAAACAAGGGCGGGGTGATACCAGTGCCTGGACTGATACCCCTTTAGACAGAGCCCAGAAAGCTAAAATGAA TTATTTGGAGGCATATAACGAGGCTGCAGCACTAGCTGCCGATAACCAAGACAAGAAAACAAGCAATGCTGATGCGGAATTGGTGGACAAATAcaataaagcaaaaaggtcaaAATCATTGGTTGAAAAGCATCAAGAATCTACACGAGTACGGTCAAAGAAAAAGTCAAAAGCAGGGCAGGAAAAACAGAAACAAGAATGGGAGGGTCAGCATCCTTGGAAACCTTGGGATCGTGAGAAAGATTTGACTGCTGGACGGCAGAATGTCAAACTAGATGCTGAAAATATGGCACAAGGGTTGACTTCCCGGTTTTCTTCTGGGTCCTTTCAAAGAAATTTCTTGTAG